Proteins found in one Tissierellales bacterium genomic segment:
- a CDS encoding tyrosine-type recombinase/integrase, whose protein sequence is MNDVKPIKDRVMIDQIAEYLRLQSERNYVLFMMGIYTGLRVSDILELQVRDVRNKESLNVVESKTSKKNTYKLNPNIKKIIANYVENKSDYEYLIASRQGSNKPISRQQAYNILNTAAKIFGLQKISPHSLRKTYGYFIYQNSNKN, encoded by the coding sequence GTGAATGATGTCAAGCCTATCAAAGATCGTGTCATGATAGACCAAATAGCAGAATATCTCAGACTTCAAAGTGAGAGAAATTATGTTCTATTTATGATGGGAATATACACAGGGCTTAGGGTGTCAGATATATTGGAACTCCAGGTGAGAGATGTTAGAAACAAGGAGTCTTTGAATGTAGTGGAAAGCAAAACAAGTAAGAAGAATACATACAAACTAAATCCAAATATCAAGAAAATCATAGCAAATTATGTTGAGAATAAATCAGATTATGAGTACTTGATAGCATCGAGACAGGGGAGCAACAAACCAATATCTAGACAACAAGCTTATAACATTTTAAACACTGCAGCTAAAATATTTGGGCTACAAAAGATTAGTCCACATTCTTTGAGAAAGACATATGGTTATTTCATATATCAGAACAGTAATAAAAAT